In Malus sylvestris chromosome 2, drMalSylv7.2, whole genome shotgun sequence, the genomic stretch TTAAAACTAGTTCATTCAGATGCTTCTTGTCCTTGATATTTGCATTCATGACATCCCCAACCTGCGCAACATTATGAAGCCCTGAAATACAAAGTTTTCCATGCAAATTCGGAAGCTCTTTTAACTCTACAATGTTATGTCCAGTATCTTTGTCCAAGAAAAAATCACTTAATGTTTGCAGATCTTTCAATTTATCCATCTGCATTGGCATCTTTCTTAACTTTGTATCTCTGATATCAAGATGGCGCAATTTGATTAGTTTTCTCAAGTTGCTTGGCAACTGAACAAGAGCTTGACAATGTGACAGCAACAACGTCTGTAAGTTATACAAAGAACACAATGTATCAGGTAACATTTCGATTAAGGTATTTGACAAGTTCAAGTACCTGAGATGTTTTAAGTTGCCAACTGAATTAGGCAACTCTGTGACATCATATCCTGATAAACTGAGCGCTCTCAAACATTGTAGGGTTGGCAATAAATCATATAGTACCTTGCCCATCACTGAAAAAGAATCATATGATAATGATAATGGTAGGAAGGTACGCAAATGTTTGGCGTCAAATTTTTCAAAACCAGGATCATGTGTTTTCATATATGAAAAGTGACGGGCCTTGCTCACAATGTTCACCGAGACATTCTTCTCCAGCCTAACACAAAAGTCTCCGGATACAAACTTTGCTAAATCGTTGATTAGGTCATGCATGGTGAAAAACGACTCCCCATCTTCAGTTGATACATGTTGAAAAAATGACCTTGAGATTAGATCATCGAAGTATTCCTCTCCAACTTCTTCTGCCCTTTCATTCACTTCAGGTTGTAAGAGATCCTCTGCCATCCACAAAAGTACCAATTCTGATTTCTTGAATTCATAATCTTTGGGGAATATCGAAGAATATGCAAAACAACGTTTGAGATGTGGAGAAAGATAATGGTAGCTCAACCATAGTGCTGGCAGAATGTTACTCTCTTTATTTGACTTATCCCATAAGTCACTCTTCAATATCTTTTCCCAGTCCTCCACATTTAACTTACATCGTAAAAGGCCTGCAAGTGATTTCGCAGCTAAAGGAAGACCCTTACACTTTCTGACAATTTGTCTTCCAATTACTTCAAGAATTGGGTCTCCACTCAGTGCACCATTTTTGAACACATGTTTTACGAATAACAACCAACAATCATCCTCGGATAATGGCATTAGACAGTAAATTGGAAGAGTACCCATTACAGATGCAACACCTCCATTGCGTGTAGTCACAATGATTTTACTTCCATGTTCACCAGACTCAAAAGGGCACCTTAACAGATCCCAGTGAATATAATTTTCGTTCCAAACATCATCAAGGACAAGAAGGAACTTCTTTCCTTTCAAAGCTTCCTTGAGTTCAACTTGAAGCTGATTTAGGTCATTCATATCACAAGTTCTTGAAGTGAACGACCTATAAATTTTCTGTGTTTTACTAACCACATCAAAGTCTTCCGAGACACACACCCATGCTTGAATATCAAAATGTTGTTTCACTCTATCGTCGTTGTATATGAGCTGAGCAAGGGTAGTCTTCCCGATCCCACCCATGCCAACAACAGGAATAACATTTGTTTTATTGTCATTCACATCATCCGTCAATAATAATTTAACGACCGCTTCCTTGTCCTCATTCCGTCCATACACAGCGGATTCTTCTACCAAAGAAGTTGAAGGTAGTGTGTGTGACGTTTTGTTGCTGGAATGTGCTTTCAAATTAAGGACATCTTTTTGCTGTGAGATGATGTTTAGTCTATCAACAACTTCATGTATCTTAGGGAGTACCGATTTGTCAAAAGCACCATGCGAGGAAGAGATGCGTTCTTGTACCTGACTTGTGCTACTGCCAGCAGCTTCAACTTCCAGCTTGCGGCTTAACGCTTCTGTTTTGATCTCGTCCAAAAGGTCATCAGCATCATAGACTGACTCTTTAAGCTTCTCAAGCCAGTGCTTCACAGCTGAATTACTTATCTGCTTCTCCTCAGCATCATCAAGAACAACATTAACGGACAATAACATGATCTCTAACTTGTTCAGTAATCCCTGCGTCAGTTTCTTTCCTCTGATGAACTCTCTGACCTCCGGAGAAGCCATCTTTTCGAATACCGCCTGAAGGAAAGCGGACATAACAGCTCCACCTACCACCTCCAAAGCCATGATTTCTTCCTTGCAAATGGAATTGAGAGTTCAGAGATGGTATTGCTATAGTTCGATTAAGTGTTCGTAATATATGAACATGCAACATATATAAATACGCGAGAATTAGGGATTATACCTAGAGGAAAAACCTTGAGTCAAACAACCATCTTGTTCTTACAACCGTCTCGAGGAGGAACTACGAACACACGCAAAATAGGGCTTTCGTGTACAAGTTTGggaaaaaatacaagaaaatttCTTGTTCTTAAACCTTGAGTTGAACATCCGTCTTGTTCTTGATACTAAGATTAAGATTTGGAGATAGGAGACTTTTTTTTCTGTGTGAGTGATTTAGTCAATGGCGTGGAACACTGTTAAGGTGGCTGAGCTTCATATAGGACAAACAAAATCCAACGACTAAAAGAAGACAAACACCAACCACCCTACTGTTATAAATATGCAAAAGTGAGAAAGATAACATTTGCCAGAGTTAGAAGCAGAACGGTTGCAATGTATTATATAAAGGATGTAGATAAAGAGAGAAGGGGGATAGTATCATAGTAGTTTTATTGCTTTTTACTTTTGATTTGGTGTGTTGTAATGAAGTTACAGACATGCTTCTATTTATAGGAATTTAATCAGACAACTTCTTACATACAAGAAAATATTTTACCTTCGTGTGACATTTTCATACAATGCTCATCAAAATCCACTTTGGTTACCTTTCTTCCACAAACCCATGTGTGGCATTACACCAAAGTCCACATTTCTTACACAAAACACACCGAAGTCCACTTTTATTAGCTTTCTTACGAAACACATGTGTGACATTAATACCGCATTTCACAATACCTACACTATTTTCTTTCTGCACTTTGAAAAAACACTTAGCTTCATACTCACATAGGCGAGAAAGAAATGAGATTAAGACAAATTATATGTTGGGACAATTTAATTTATAGAGAAATTttcacttttattttgtttgaaatatGAATATATTGTAAGTTATAACATCAATGATTTCAATCCTAAGAGAAAACGAAGTTATTTTGAAATTAACTTTTGGGGGTATATGAACTTTAATTCTATTAGATTGATGAATATTTTGTTGGATTAAATATTTTATTCTAGTCCCTTAATTAGAATTCCACATCaacatataaatatttttattttatttatttatttaatgtttaatgcgtattcatttatttattatatcatTAATTGTACAGAGTCGCTAGAAGCTCTTCACATTTAGGGATAAGCAAAATAACCATGTATATGGATAAATGTGGTTAACTGCTCATTTAAAATTCATAGTTACGATTATGGGTAATCATTTAAACAGATAAATGGTTATGTGTATAACCATCTAcatgtgaaatttaaatgggccgTTATGGATATTACCCGTAGTTATAAATAGGTGGCTATTCAaccatttattttaatatatgtaaaataaatgaataaatataaaaaaaaaaccttaaaaccctaaattaatggGGATAGTAATTCggtttacattttttttgtagGCCTTTTTTGGTGACAACGAAATTGATGAGACTTTGTGATTGAACGGACTAAAGCATTAGAGTATTCGAAAGTTTAATGTTGTAAACTTTGTGGTAATGGGAATTTGGAAATTTTCAACATCTTTGTTTTTTGATCAATTTTTGCTAGTTATAACTTGTATGGATTAAGGCTCTGATACTTTACAACATTTAAAGCTCAAAGCCTGTTGAACCGAAGCAATCATGATCGCAGGTAATAGACCCATCGAGCGTGTCCTAATCCGTCATAACTCTATCTCTACTTGGGTTTTGGATAGGTGATGCCCAAAAGGTTTTCACATTGAgcattgatgaatttgaacGGAACGTAATACTACCACAAGCTTTGacagaggaagaagaacaaTTTTCAGGTGTCTTCCATACATTGCTTTCTCTACATAAGCTTGGTCCACAATGTTAGCTAATGAACATTTTAGTTCTATTTACGTATGGATGGGTTAAAAACGTGTAGATGGGTAGAAAACATGGTAAATGGGTGATAAACGGTAAATTGGTAATTAGAAAATAGGTATACGATTACGGTTGAACAGGCACGCAGTTTTTGGCGACTGTGATGGGGGCAAACTGTGAACGGCAAAGGATGGTGTTAGTGGTGTACGGTGGACGACGGCAACGCCAAAGACCAAAGTAAGGGAGGAGAAGAAGGATATGCTGGTAACTCTCTAGAAGATTCCCTAACACCGCCAAGTAATGACGTCATCTTTCCGTCagtttttaacgaaatattccatcTCAGCGACGGAATATTCCTTTCAATCTCAGGTCGCGCATGGGGGCAATTGAAATCCCTcttttagactaaagtaatttgataaattctccACCCCCAACCTTCTTCCCCAGTGTGTTTTGTGGCCGAGCCTTTCGTAGAAGGCGAGCGACTGATAGAAGAGAGAGAATCTTCACCTTCAACTCCGTGTGTTAGCGATGGCGTCGGAGCTGAGTATtgcagtggtggccagaaaCCCAGATCTGATTAGAGGGATTGGCAAATACTCGAGGTCCATGATGTACCACAAGTGATGACTTTGGGCTATCAAGGCCATTAACGGTGGCGTTTCCCCCTGCCACGATGAGAAAGCAGTTGCCGACGCCCCGACAGTCAAGCCCCCTAAGTTTTACCCCACCAACGATGTCAAGAAGCCTGTGTCAACAAATCAACAATAACTGCTAGATATTATTGGCATAGACAATAGACTTGTAATTATTCCTCTAGCTAGCCATCATTACTTTACTTTATAGCTAGCCATCATCACTTTACTTTATAGCTAGTCATCATTACTTTactttactttctttttctccttaTTTTCCTCTTCGGTGTTTTCCtcatgtaatcatcatttggCTTGTCCACTTGCTAGGACTTGTTGTGTAGTTTTGGCCCTCTATAAGAGAGGACTTCCCTcttgtaaacaaataataatgaaGTATATTACAATTTCTgagatggtatcagagcattcGATCATGACTGACTCTTGAACctcaaaaatagaaaaaagctTCCGCCATATCATATCTCAATCATCATatcagttttatttttatttcaacttCACTGATCTTAAGCCTATACAATGGCTAGTGATGATGAAGTATCAGACCCACCAATTCAGTCCTTCACACCAGGTGAATCAAACTCCACCACACAAGAGGTCACCATTCAAAATGATAATTCCAATTTCTCTGCAAGAATTAAACTTGATGAGAACAACTATTCTCTATGGCATCAAGTCATAGAGATGAAAATTGCTGGTCGAGAAAGGCATGGGCATCTTTCCAGTGATACCAAACAGCCTGCAATCATAGACCCACTGTATAACAAGTGGCGAGCTGAAAATCCTAAGAGGAACTAAACCCACTGCAATCACCAGGGCCGTGATTGGTTGTGGTACTAGAAGGGGCAAACTATATTATTTGGACTTAACGGAAGAATGCAGCAATAGATTGAGTTAAGTGCATCATGTAAGCAGAGACGAATCAACCCGAATGAAGAAGATTTGG encodes the following:
- the LOC126598836 gene encoding putative disease resistance RPP13-like protein 1 isoform X1, whose translation is MALEVVGGAVMSAFLQAVFEKMASPEVREFIRGKKLTQGLLNKLEIMLLSVNVVLDDAEEKQISNSAVKHWLEKLKESVYDADDLLDEIKTEALSRKLEVEAAGSSTSQVQERISSSHGAFDKSVLPKIHEVVDRLNIISQQKDVLNLKAHSSNKTSHTLPSTSLVEESAVYGRNEDKEAVVKLLLTDDVNDNKTNVIPVVGMGGIGKTTLAQLIYNDDRVKQHFDIQAWVCVSEDFDVVSKTQKIYRSFTSRTCDMNDLNQLQVELKEALKGKKFLLVLDDVWNENYIHWDLLRCPFESGEHGSKIIVTTRNGGVASVMGTLPIYCLMPLSEDDCWLLFVKHVFKNGALSGDPILEVIGRQIVRKCKGLPLAAKSLAGLLRCKLNVEDWEKILKSDLWDKSNKESNILPALWLSYHYLSPHLKRCFAYSSIFPKDYEFKKSELVLLWMAEDLLQPEVNERAEEVGEEYFDDLISRSFFQHVSTEDGESFFTMHDLINDLAKFVSGDFCVRLEKNVSVNIVSKARHFSYMKTHDPGFEKFDAKHLRTFLPLSLSYDSFSVMGKVLYDLLPTLQCLRALSLSGYDVTELPNSVGNLKHLRYLNLSNTLIEMLPDTLCSLYNLQTLLLSHCQALVQLPSNLRKLIKLRHLDIRDTKLRKMPMQMDKLKDLQTLSDFFLDKDTGHNIVELKELPNLHGKLCISGLHNVAQVGDVMNANIKDKKHLNELVLKWGADSNNSQKDREMLGNLQPHTNVKKLTIDSYGGTSFPSWLAELVFLRLVNCRYCFMLPPLPSLKELFIEGLNGVVSLGPEFYGDDTSGTKPFSSLQILEFCNMQEWHEWSYNEEGKEAFPKLCQLRLLECPKLTRILPLDYFPKLETLEMRSANVEFLTISQESELLSISKLDIYFCPNFVCFSNGVLHAPHLTKISIWGCKKLRSLPEQMHTLLPSLRNLWIVDCPELESFPEGGLPSELSSLYIRSCKKLIANRMQWGLGRLTSLVDLALSFEECEEVGAFPEEGLLPSSLTTLSIIDMLNLKNIDGKGLRQLICLERLTIWRCPELQCLPVEGLPASLSHLSIRSCPLLKLRCQRQTGED
- the LOC126598836 gene encoding putative disease resistance RPP13-like protein 1 isoform X2, with protein sequence MALEVVGGAVMSAFLQAVFEKMASPEVREFIRGKKLTQGLLNKLEIMLLSVNVVLDDAEEKQISNSAVKHWLEKLKESVYDADDLLDEIKTEALSRKLEVEAAGSSTSQVQERISSSHGAFDKSVLPKIHEVVDRLNIISQQKDVLNLKAHSSNKTSHTLPSTSLVEESAVYGRNEDKEAVVKLLLTDDVNDNKTNVIPVVGMGGIGKTTLAQLIYNDDRVKQHFDIQAWVCVSEDFDVVSKTQKIYRSFTSRTCDMNDLNQLQVELKEALKGKKFLLVLDDVWNENYIHWDLLRCPFESGEHGSKIIVTTRNGGVASVMGTLPIYCLMPLSEDDCWLLFVKHVFKNGALSGDPILEVIGRQIVRKCKGLPLAAKSLAGLLRCKLNVEDWEKILKSDLWDKSNKESNILPALWLSYHYLSPHLKRCFAYSSIFPKDYEFKKSELVLLWMAEDLLQPEVNERAEEVGEEYFDDLISRSFFQHVSTEDGESFFTMHDLINDLAKFVSGDFCVRLEKNVSVNIVSKARHFSYMKTHDPGFEKFDAKHLRTFLPLSLSYDSFSVMGKVLYDLLPTLQCLRALSLSGYDVTELPNSVGNLKHLRRCCCHIVKLLFSCQAT